The Helicoverpa armigera isolate CAAS_96S chromosome 18, ASM3070526v1, whole genome shotgun sequence genome has a window encoding:
- the LOC126056775 gene encoding uncharacterized protein DDB_G0283357, whose product MKTLISVSAVVLMTSAIVAGQRPFFAGSKPIGFPETPNRTTTTPDPLDNRFGEGTTQRLPIEANGDRDLIDRLSKLPIDKQPFWFINWQALEANRKDPQTYPQRPSVFVDPVPSSGNGLGDRFSDTGLTSNVNPSVSSQSNNNGNSNSNAGFGSGQFGQASASASSQSSNNFNSNPGFGGFGQIVPAAPSIPNQPSFNPNFGSNNQVAQTTVVSPTLASSYNPNFDSNHGFYDISGQYIQTPPIVPYQPSNNFNSNAGSGNKNGQLVQTTQRYPWNAFPSTNSQFNRYPEYNTQRANTKNTGH is encoded by the exons ATGAAGACTTTG ATATCAGTGTCAGCCGTGGTGTTGATGACGTCAGCAATCGTGGCGGGTCAACGACCTTTCTTCGCGGGCTCCAAACCCATTGGGTTCCCTGAGACTCCTAACAGGACTACTACGACACCTGATCCTCTTGATAATCG TTTCGGCGAAGGCACAACCCAAAGACTGCCTATAGAAGCAAATGGCGACCGCGACCTCATTGACAGGCTGAGCAAACTACCCATAGACAAGCAGCCTTTCTGGTTCATCAACTGGCAAGCTTTAGAAGCTAATAGGAAGGACCCTCAGACCTACCCACAGAGACCCAGTGTTTTTGTCGACCCTGTACCTTCAAGCGGCAACGGTCTTGGTGATCGATTCTCAGACACTGGTCTCACTTCAAATGTTAACCCTTCAGTTTCCAGTCAATCTAACAATAATGGGAATTCTAATTCCAATGCCGGGTTTGGCAGTGGACAGTTTGGCCAAGCATCAGCAAGTGCGTCAAGTCAATCCAGTAACAATTTCAATTCCAACCCTGGATTTGGTGGTTTTGGGCAAATTGTCCCAGCGGCACCGAGTATCCCCAATCAACCGAGTTTTAACCCCAATTTCGGTTCAAACAACCAAGTTGCACAGACTACCGTTGTTTCACCAACTCTAGCGAGTTCTTACAATCCCAATTTTGATTCGAATCATGGTTTTTATGATATAAGTGGTCAGTATATACAAACGCCGCCTATTGTGCCATATCAACCCAGTAATAATTTCAATTCCAATGCTGGGTCGGGGAACAAAAATGGTCAGTTAGTGCAAACGACACAAAGATATCCGTGGAATGCTTTCCCGTCGACAAATTCTCAGTTTAACAGATATCCAGAATATAATACTCAAAGGGCCAACACTAAGAACACTGGCCACTAA